The Legionella sp. PATHC032 genome has a window encoding:
- a CDS encoding efflux RND transporter permease subunit — translation MVERIIEFCARNRFIVLLFVLGLSFMGYMALKNTRMDALPDISDTQVIVYTTWMGRSPDLMEDQVTYPIVTALLSAPKVVAVRGFSDFGFSYVYIIFEDGTDIYWARSRVLEYMSQLAGKLPEGVTPQLGPDATPVGWIYQYALVDENGKHNLAELRTFQDWYLRYWLRAVPGVSEVASVGGFVRQYQVNLDPVKVLAYNLSVPDIIEKIRMSNNDTGGRVVEFSGVEYMIRGRGYIKSTEDIEKIAIGTNANGTPILLRDVATVQLGSDMRRGVVDLNGQGEAVGGIVIMRFGEDVLQVIGRIKEKLKELATAIPEGIKMVPVYDRSNLIREAISTANWNLIEELVVVGLLIIVFLGHFRSALIPIITLPLAILISFIPIYFLHIGLNIMSIGGIIVAVGDMVDAAIIMVDNAHKRLADWEAKGSPGDRTQVLIDSAKEVGPAIFSSLLVIAISFMPVFTLEAQEGRMFSPLAYTKNLAIFMSALLAITLIPVLLPLLVRGRIIPEQKHPITRLMQAMYAPVLTLALSYRKVVVGVAIVVALATIPLYKLIGAEFMPPLYEGTILYMPVTLPGISVTQATALLQEMDKKLKAFPEVAHVFGKTGRAETSTDPSPFSMMEVIVELKPKEFWRKGMTYEGLVAEMDKALQFPGVSNAWTMPIKARNDMLTTGIRTAVGIKIFGPDIKKIEAIGKEIEMVAKEVKGTSNVYAERVAGGYFLDFQINRDQLARYGLTIMDVNRIIESAVGGENITTTIEGRERYPVNVRYLRELRDDPDKLNRILVKTPSGAEVPIAQLVTLTFRSGPAMVRDENAMLAGYVFIDISGRDIGGYVEELKQAVKAKVKLPPGYTLAWSGQYEFMQRVYERLKIFVPLTLVIIFVLFYFTFRTITETLMVMLGVPFALFGGFLLLYVLGYNMSIAVWVGMIALAGVAAETSAVMLAYLDSDYNEQKEKGLLKTLPDLIQMVHLCAISRIRPMVMAGLANIIGLLPVMWATGIGADVMKRLAAPMVGGVFSALLLTLIVIPVVYVMWRWQVELKQQGSLTEAK, via the coding sequence ATGGTTGAACGGATTATTGAATTTTGTGCGCGCAATCGCTTTATTGTGTTGCTCTTTGTGCTTGGGCTTTCTTTCATGGGTTATATGGCTCTTAAGAATACCCGCATGGATGCATTACCTGATATTTCAGACACGCAGGTGATTGTGTACACCACCTGGATGGGACGCTCTCCTGATTTAATGGAAGACCAAGTCACTTACCCTATTGTGACAGCACTGCTGTCGGCACCGAAAGTGGTTGCGGTACGGGGATTTTCTGATTTTGGCTTTTCTTATGTTTACATCATTTTTGAGGACGGTACTGATATTTATTGGGCGCGTTCTCGTGTTTTGGAGTACATGAGTCAACTGGCAGGAAAGTTGCCCGAAGGGGTGACACCGCAATTAGGCCCTGATGCAACCCCTGTAGGTTGGATTTATCAATACGCCTTGGTGGATGAGAATGGGAAACATAATCTGGCTGAGTTACGCACGTTTCAAGATTGGTATTTACGCTATTGGTTAAGAGCAGTTCCTGGGGTGTCTGAAGTAGCCAGTGTGGGTGGGTTTGTCAGGCAGTATCAAGTCAATTTGGATCCCGTCAAAGTTCTTGCCTACAACCTGTCGGTTCCTGACATCATCGAAAAAATTCGCATGAGCAATAACGACACCGGTGGAAGGGTGGTTGAATTTTCAGGCGTGGAATATATGATTCGTGGCCGAGGATACATTAAGTCTACCGAGGACATTGAAAAAATTGCCATAGGCACTAATGCCAATGGGACACCGATTTTGCTGCGTGATGTGGCGACCGTGCAGCTTGGCTCGGACATGCGCCGAGGGGTCGTCGATTTAAATGGCCAAGGAGAAGCAGTGGGCGGCATTGTCATCATGCGCTTTGGTGAGGATGTGTTGCAAGTGATTGGTCGCATTAAAGAGAAATTAAAAGAATTGGCCACTGCCATCCCCGAAGGAATAAAAATGGTTCCTGTGTATGATCGCAGTAATCTCATTCGAGAAGCCATCTCCACGGCCAATTGGAATTTGATTGAAGAACTGGTGGTGGTTGGGTTACTCATCATCGTATTTTTAGGTCATTTTCGTTCCGCATTAATCCCCATTATTACCTTGCCGCTTGCGATTTTGATTTCTTTTATTCCCATTTATTTCTTGCATATTGGGCTTAATATCATGTCCATTGGTGGGATTATTGTGGCGGTTGGCGACATGGTGGATGCTGCCATCATCATGGTCGATAATGCCCATAAACGCTTAGCCGATTGGGAGGCAAAAGGAAGTCCAGGCGATCGTACCCAAGTGTTAATCGATTCGGCCAAGGAAGTAGGTCCTGCGATTTTCTCATCACTTCTTGTGATTGCCATCTCGTTCATGCCCGTTTTTACTCTAGAAGCCCAAGAGGGACGGATGTTTTCACCTTTGGCTTATACTAAAAACTTGGCGATTTTCATGAGTGCCCTGTTGGCCATCACCCTAATTCCTGTACTATTGCCTCTTTTGGTGCGTGGTCGAATCATTCCTGAACAAAAACATCCCATTACCCGCTTGATGCAAGCAATGTACGCACCCGTGTTAACGCTCGCTTTAAGCTATCGAAAGGTTGTCGTGGGCGTTGCCATAGTGGTGGCATTAGCCACAATCCCTCTCTACAAACTCATTGGCGCTGAGTTTATGCCACCTCTTTATGAAGGCACGATTTTGTACATGCCAGTGACTTTGCCAGGTATTTCAGTGACTCAAGCAACGGCTTTGCTGCAGGAAATGGATAAGAAATTAAAAGCCTTTCCAGAAGTAGCCCATGTGTTTGGAAAGACAGGACGAGCGGAAACCTCTACCGACCCCTCGCCATTTAGCATGATGGAAGTGATTGTTGAATTAAAGCCCAAGGAATTTTGGCGTAAAGGAATGACTTATGAAGGCTTGGTGGCTGAAATGGATAAAGCCTTGCAATTTCCCGGGGTGAGCAATGCCTGGACCATGCCTATTAAAGCACGCAATGACATGCTCACCACGGGGATTCGAACGGCCGTTGGGATTAAAATTTTTGGTCCCGACATTAAAAAAATTGAAGCCATTGGCAAAGAAATTGAAATGGTGGCTAAAGAAGTGAAAGGGACCAGTAATGTCTATGCAGAGAGAGTCGCTGGAGGTTATTTTCTTGATTTTCAAATCAATAGGGACCAGCTGGCACGTTACGGTTTAACCATTATGGACGTGAATCGCATTATTGAGTCGGCCGTGGGTGGTGAAAACATTACTACCACGATTGAAGGGCGTGAGCGTTATCCGGTGAATGTGCGCTATTTGCGGGAGCTACGTGACGACCCAGATAAGCTCAATCGTATTTTAGTTAAAACACCAAGTGGAGCTGAAGTACCTATTGCACAATTAGTTACTTTAACATTTCGTTCGGGACCTGCCATGGTCCGCGATGAAAATGCCATGTTGGCAGGTTATGTGTTTATTGATATCAGTGGTCGGGATATTGGTGGCTACGTGGAGGAGCTAAAACAAGCAGTCAAGGCCAAAGTCAAATTGCCTCCAGGCTACACCCTGGCGTGGTCAGGTCAATACGAATTCATGCAACGGGTTTATGAGCGACTTAAAATTTTCGTACCACTCACCTTAGTCATTATTTTTGTTTTATTTTATTTTACCTTTCGTACCATCACGGAGACTTTGATGGTGATGCTCGGTGTTCCTTTTGCTTTATTTGGCGGCTTTTTGCTGCTTTATGTTTTGGGATACAACATGAGTATTGCCGTTTGGGTGGGAATGATTGCTTTAGCCGGTGTGGCCGCCGAAACCAGTGCGGTGATGCTGGCATACCTTGATTCGGATTACAATGAGCAAAAAGAGAAAGGGTTGCTTAAAACCCTGCCGGATTTAATTCAAATGGTACACCTTTGTGCCATATCCCGTATCCGCCCCATGGTGATGGCAGGTCTTGCGAACATCATTGGGTTATTGCCGGTGATGTGGGCCACGGGCATTGGAGCGGATGTCATGAAAAGGCTTGCAGCACCTATGGTGGGTGGTGTTTTTTCCGCCCTTTTACTGACTCTCATTGTCATTCCCGTGGTTTATGTGATGTGGCGTTGGCAAGTGGAATTGAAACAACAAGGAAGTCTGACGGAGGCAAAATGA
- a CDS encoding efflux RND transporter periplasmic adaptor subunit: protein MNQKVMRRGVFVLSLLALLQLTQAQNATDTHSKMDMKQSTQKNEIVIDPVRLQAIGITSEPVRRQNIEKTIRTVGRVEADERRVAHIHVRFDGWIEQLFINFTGEKVQKGQALFTVYSPELVATQQEYLLALNAQKILSKNTTSSAARGAQGAFQAAHQRLLLWGISEKEIEQLKRTGKITRTMTIDSPIQGTVLKKMALIGMRIEPGDELYTIADLSRLWVLGDIYEYELPYIKLGQTADLTLTYLPNELFKAKLDFIYPTIDMKTRTAKVRFEVDNTKEQLKPGMYVNLELKIPLGERLVVPKNAVLLTGERAVVFIYHGNGKIEWRDVTLGVRAGDLLEIVKGVKEGDKIITSANFLIDSESQLKAAMGGMQHK from the coding sequence ATGAATCAGAAGGTGATGAGAAGGGGTGTGTTCGTTTTGAGTTTACTGGCTTTGTTGCAGTTAACCCAGGCACAAAATGCAACGGATACACATAGCAAGATGGACATGAAACAATCCACGCAAAAAAATGAGATTGTGATTGATCCAGTCCGCTTACAAGCCATTGGCATTACCTCAGAGCCGGTACGCCGTCAAAACATTGAAAAAACAATTCGCACGGTAGGAAGGGTTGAAGCCGATGAGCGGCGCGTTGCCCACATTCATGTGCGTTTTGATGGTTGGATAGAACAATTATTCATCAATTTCACCGGCGAAAAAGTACAAAAAGGACAAGCCCTTTTTACAGTATATAGCCCGGAGTTGGTGGCCACCCAACAAGAATACTTACTTGCCTTAAACGCTCAAAAAATCTTAAGCAAAAATACCACCTCCAGTGCCGCCCGTGGTGCCCAAGGGGCCTTTCAAGCGGCTCATCAGCGGTTGCTGTTGTGGGGGATTTCTGAAAAGGAAATAGAGCAATTAAAGCGTACTGGCAAAATTACTCGAACGATGACCATTGACTCACCCATCCAAGGTACGGTTCTTAAAAAAATGGCGCTTATCGGCATGCGTATTGAGCCAGGAGATGAATTGTATACGATTGCTGATTTATCACGCTTGTGGGTTTTAGGGGATATTTATGAATACGAGTTGCCCTATATTAAACTAGGACAAACTGCCGACCTGACGCTTACCTATTTGCCCAATGAATTATTTAAAGCCAAGCTTGATTTTATTTATCCGACCATTGATATGAAAACGCGAACGGCCAAGGTGCGTTTCGAAGTAGACAATACAAAAGAACAATTAAAGCCTGGCATGTACGTTAATCTGGAACTCAAAATCCCTTTGGGTGAACGTCTTGTGGTTCCTAAAAATGCGGTTTTGCTCACGGGTGAGCGAGCGGTGGTCTTTATTTATCATGGCAATGGCAAAATTGAGTGGCGAGACGTCACTCTTGGAGTGCGGGCCGGTGATTTGCTTGAGATAGTAAAAGGGGTTAAGGAGGGAGATAAGATTATTACCTCTGCCAATTTCCTCATTGATTCGGAGAGCCAGTTGAAAGCAGCCATGGGAGGCATGCAGCATAAATAA
- a CDS encoding TolC family protein, with product MRHFSIRKIIWIVLLSFCFTESFIYAKPNPGLSQLIQEAKQNNPQIRAVRDRLLAAIHVIPQAKALPDPKLNAGYINMSENIPMDVDPRREQMLGGQQEIPFPGKLVVRGRIATLEAKRAEAEYQATCFAVIAELKRLYYDLYFVNKSIEIVQRNQELLHEMEQSAEATYSVGKTPQQDIYRAQTEVSRLEMRLVILKQQRQSLQADINRLLNRSLERVVSTPTTLPVTPMGHNLEYFYSLVKQRAPQLIMQQRNVQKGRQAIKLSKMEYFPDVEIEGGRLHDTGMHTKGYQVLLKATVPLYFMQKQNNAVRESLARYNADMEDLQTTYRTLSFQVKNAYLLAERSAKLIHLIQHTIIPQATLTFTSSQANYGVGKVDFLTMLNNLLTLQENELEWHGELAEHEKAIAQIEESTGTYL from the coding sequence GTGAGACATTTTAGTATTAGAAAAATTATTTGGATTGTTCTCCTGAGTTTCTGCTTTACGGAGTCATTCATTTATGCAAAGCCCAATCCTGGTTTATCGCAGTTAATTCAGGAAGCTAAGCAAAACAATCCCCAAATTCGGGCGGTACGCGACCGCCTGCTTGCTGCAATTCACGTGATTCCTCAAGCGAAAGCCCTTCCTGACCCGAAATTGAACGCGGGTTATATCAATATGTCCGAGAACATTCCTATGGATGTCGATCCAAGACGTGAACAAATGTTGGGTGGCCAACAGGAAATTCCCTTTCCTGGCAAGCTTGTTGTGCGAGGAAGAATAGCAACGCTTGAGGCCAAACGGGCAGAAGCGGAGTATCAAGCCACTTGTTTTGCTGTCATTGCTGAACTAAAACGGCTCTATTATGACCTTTACTTTGTCAATAAATCCATCGAGATTGTGCAAAGAAATCAGGAGCTTCTCCATGAAATGGAGCAAAGTGCCGAAGCGACGTACAGTGTGGGGAAAACGCCCCAACAAGACATTTATCGCGCCCAAACGGAAGTTTCTCGTCTAGAGATGCGTTTGGTCATCTTAAAGCAACAACGCCAATCCCTGCAAGCCGATATCAACCGTCTTTTGAATCGTTCCTTAGAAAGGGTGGTCAGTACTCCAACAACACTCCCTGTCACACCAATGGGGCACAATTTGGAGTATTTTTATTCGCTCGTGAAACAGCGAGCGCCTCAATTAATCATGCAGCAGCGTAACGTGCAAAAAGGACGACAAGCCATCAAGTTAAGTAAAATGGAGTATTTCCCCGATGTTGAAATTGAGGGGGGACGACTTCATGATACGGGAATGCATACCAAAGGTTATCAAGTGTTGTTAAAAGCAACCGTTCCCCTTTATTTCATGCAAAAACAAAATAATGCCGTACGGGAATCACTTGCTCGTTACAACGCCGATATGGAAGACTTGCAGACGACTTATCGCACACTTTCTTTTCAAGTAAAAAATGCCTATTTATTAGCAGAGCGCTCGGCAAAGCTTATTCATCTGATTCAACATACCATTATTCCGCAAGCCACTTTAACGTTTACTTCTTCTCAAGCTAATTACGGGGTTGGCAAAGTGGATTTTTTAACCATGCTAAATAATTTGTTGACCCTGCAAGAAAACGAATTGGAGTGGCACGGTGAACTCGCTGAGCATGAGAAAGCGATTGCACAAATCGAAGAAAGCACAGGGACGTACTTATGA
- a CDS encoding cation-translocating P-type ATPase: MAEQWHEKTIQDIASQFKIDLTVGLSEAYATERLKEVGPNLLSQKKKTSALIIFFQQFSNIVIWVLLGAVIVSFLLGEKADAIAIFAIVILNAIIGFALEYRADRAMAALQEMAAPKATVLRDGHAKMIAASDIVPGDVILFESGDLIAADARLFKLSALKVNEAPLTGESMPVGKNLDLCTQETPLADRKNMVFMGTAIADGTGRALVVATGMQTEMGRIAQLLGEASRDKTPLQKKLNQVGSRLLWVCFFIVMAIFGLGLLRNIPIFNLFMSSVSLAVAAIPEGLPAVVTVALALGVQRMVRRAVLVRRLSAVETLGYLQVICTDKTGTLTVGEMTARKFVTASDVYSIYGEGYNLTGKFSLQGQEINVSEDKLLQASLQAMVACNNAEFRQQNGQMTIAGDPTEVALLVAAAKGGFWRSELQISNPRIKELPFSSERKRMTVVCQYDNDELMVYVKGAPEIVLERCTHILTKTGIKKLTLNDKARMRQSCEFMASEALRILAFAQRPLDTSWLDKEVDEIESNFVFLGLVGLQDPPHASARESVSRCKKAGIKLVMITGDHPVTARAIAQELGILSEGDQLLTGNELENMSEEEFNYCVKDIVVYARVTAEHKLKIVRAWKKQNRVVAMTGDGVNDAPALKEASIGIAMGKTGASVTKEASDIIVMDNNFTSIVAGIEEGRTIYDNIIKTLIYLLAGNSAELLVVFVALLIGWPLPLLPIQLLWINLVTDGLPAIGLATDRSEPGILNCPPRTIQKSMIDRAFLKRVSFIGCVTALVTLTVFAYEYLAYKDLTQAQDAAFSILVTARLLIAFGARSDTKTIFQLGFFSNLHLFIIISISFSLQVLIHHIPVLRDLFGIGQISFTQCISWILIGTLPLLVIEAQKWLRKAPGETF; this comes from the coding sequence ATGGCAGAACAATGGCATGAAAAAACGATTCAGGATATCGCATCCCAGTTTAAAATAGACCTGACTGTAGGTTTAAGCGAAGCATATGCCACAGAACGATTAAAAGAAGTGGGGCCAAATTTGCTGAGTCAAAAGAAAAAAACATCAGCACTCATTATCTTCTTTCAGCAATTTAGCAATATAGTCATCTGGGTGCTTTTAGGTGCTGTTATCGTTTCTTTTTTACTCGGCGAAAAAGCCGATGCCATTGCCATTTTTGCCATTGTTATTTTAAATGCCATTATTGGTTTCGCTCTAGAATATCGAGCCGATCGCGCTATGGCAGCACTCCAGGAAATGGCCGCACCAAAGGCGACTGTTTTGCGCGATGGCCATGCCAAAATGATTGCTGCCTCGGATATCGTCCCAGGAGATGTTATCCTTTTTGAAAGTGGTGATTTAATCGCTGCCGATGCCCGTCTTTTTAAGTTGTCAGCACTCAAGGTCAATGAAGCACCGCTCACGGGTGAATCCATGCCAGTAGGTAAAAACCTGGACCTTTGCACTCAAGAAACCCCATTAGCCGACCGTAAAAACATGGTGTTTATGGGAACGGCCATTGCCGATGGTACGGGACGCGCACTGGTTGTAGCAACCGGCATGCAAACTGAAATGGGTCGTATTGCCCAGCTGCTTGGTGAAGCATCTCGTGATAAAACCCCTTTGCAAAAAAAACTCAATCAAGTGGGATCTCGTTTATTATGGGTTTGCTTTTTCATTGTTATGGCTATTTTTGGCTTAGGCCTCCTGCGTAATATTCCTATCTTCAATCTGTTTATGAGTTCAGTTAGTCTTGCTGTTGCTGCGATTCCTGAGGGTTTACCTGCTGTGGTCACAGTGGCTTTAGCACTGGGTGTACAACGTATGGTGCGGCGTGCTGTGTTGGTAAGACGATTATCGGCAGTAGAAACACTTGGCTATTTACAAGTCATTTGCACTGATAAAACAGGAACTTTAACTGTGGGTGAGATGACAGCACGTAAATTTGTGACAGCAAGCGATGTATATAGTATTTATGGAGAGGGCTATAATCTCACAGGAAAATTTTCACTTCAAGGCCAGGAGATTAATGTTTCAGAAGACAAGTTATTGCAGGCCTCATTACAGGCTATGGTAGCCTGCAATAATGCTGAATTTCGACAACAAAATGGGCAAATGACAATAGCAGGGGATCCGACTGAGGTAGCTCTTTTGGTTGCAGCAGCTAAAGGAGGTTTTTGGCGAAGTGAACTGCAAATTTCTAATCCTCGCATTAAGGAGCTGCCTTTTAGTTCCGAACGCAAACGAATGACAGTGGTTTGTCAATATGATAATGATGAGCTCATGGTTTACGTAAAAGGGGCTCCAGAAATTGTTTTAGAACGCTGCACTCATATTTTAACAAAAACTGGTATTAAAAAATTAACGCTGAATGATAAAGCGCGTATGAGACAATCCTGTGAATTCATGGCTAGTGAAGCATTAAGGATTTTGGCATTCGCACAACGCCCATTGGATACTTCATGGCTGGATAAAGAAGTTGATGAGATTGAAAGCAATTTCGTTTTTTTAGGTTTGGTTGGTCTGCAAGATCCACCGCATGCCAGTGCAAGAGAATCTGTTTCCCGCTGTAAAAAGGCGGGTATCAAACTGGTGATGATTACAGGAGACCATCCTGTTACAGCGAGAGCCATTGCTCAAGAACTTGGGATATTAAGCGAAGGTGATCAACTCCTTACTGGCAATGAACTTGAAAACATGTCAGAGGAAGAATTTAACTATTGCGTCAAAGACATTGTGGTCTATGCTCGTGTGACTGCGGAGCATAAATTAAAAATCGTACGTGCTTGGAAAAAACAAAACAGAGTAGTTGCGATGACAGGTGATGGTGTGAATGATGCGCCTGCTCTAAAAGAAGCTTCTATTGGTATTGCGATGGGAAAAACAGGAGCTTCTGTTACCAAGGAAGCTTCTGACATTATTGTCATGGATAATAACTTCACATCAATTGTAGCAGGGATTGAAGAAGGTCGAACGATTTACGATAATATTATCAAAACACTCATTTATTTGTTAGCAGGTAACAGTGCTGAATTGCTGGTTGTTTTTGTAGCGCTTTTAATCGGATGGCCCTTGCCTTTACTCCCTATTCAATTACTGTGGATTAACTTAGTGACTGACGGTTTACCAGCCATTGGTTTAGCAACTGATAGGTCAGAGCCAGGAATTTTGAATTGCCCACCCAGAACCATTCAAAAATCCATGATAGATAGAGCGTTTCTCAAACGAGTGAGTTTTATTGGTTGTGTAACAGCTTTAGTAACTTTAACTGTTTTTGCTTATGAATATTTAGCTTATAAGGATTTAACTCAAGCGCAAGATGCTGCGTTTTCCATATTAGTGACAGCAAGACTTTTGATAGCATTTGGAGCTCGTAGTGATACTAAGACTATCTTTCAGCTCGGCTTTTTCTCTAATCTGCATTTATTTATAATTATTAGCATTAGTTTTTCACTACAGGTCTTGATTCATCATATTCCCGTACTGCGAGATTTGTTTGGCATTGGGCAAATCTCATTTACCCAATGTATTTCCTGGATCTTGATAGGCACGTTGCCTTTGTTAGTAATTGAAGCTCAAAAATGGCTAAGGAAAGCACCTGGTGAGACATTTTAG
- a CDS encoding LexA family protein yields the protein MDMNIKEKIGQRIMNERKAKGLTRKALAELTGELKTSRINNYERGDRTPGPTEIKLLADALEVSASYLMCLTDNREGKMTKSLGMGALIPVLDYKQAADPVTYIQKIKDDIDSKVEFVPVSKAVGEKIGKNAFALQVRDESMMPEFRVDDVIIVDPDTCPKPGDFVIALVEGENEVIVRKYRQLSLSKKEQEFELVALNNDWADLRVDASTFKVLIVGSGISLCRELRD from the coding sequence ATGGATATGAACATCAAAGAGAAAATTGGCCAAAGAATTATGAATGAACGAAAGGCTAAGGGATTAACGAGAAAAGCATTGGCTGAATTGACAGGCGAATTGAAAACCTCACGCATTAATAATTATGAACGAGGGGACCGTACGCCTGGTCCAACTGAAATTAAATTGCTGGCCGATGCCCTGGAAGTCTCAGCCTCTTATTTGATGTGTTTAACTGATAATCGTGAAGGGAAGATGACAAAATCCCTTGGCATGGGCGCATTGATTCCTGTCTTAGATTACAAACAAGCAGCTGATCCTGTTACTTATATTCAGAAAATAAAAGATGATATCGATAGCAAAGTTGAGTTTGTACCGGTCAGTAAAGCTGTTGGTGAAAAAATTGGAAAAAATGCTTTTGCTTTACAGGTTAGGGATGAAAGTATGATGCCTGAATTTAGAGTTGATGATGTGATTATTGTTGATCCTGATACATGCCCTAAGCCAGGAGATTTTGTGATTGCATTGGTTGAAGGTGAAAATGAAGTGATAGTTCGGAAATATAGACAATTGTCCCTTTCCAAGAAGGAGCAAGAGTTCGAGTTGGTTGCACTTAATAATGATTGGGCTGATTTACGCGTTGATGCTAGCACATTTAAAGTGCTGATTGTTGGTAGTGGGATAAGCTTATGTCGGGAACTAAGAGATTAA